The Duganella sp. BuS-21 sequence GACCTCAAAGCTTGTTTGCTTTAAGCGTCGTGAGCTGCTCGACCGCGTCGGTGTTGTCCGGATACAAGCGCAGCGCCAGTTCGAACACGGCCAGCGCCGCCTGGTGCTGATGCCGGCCCTGCAGGCGATAGCCCCAGTTGTTCAAGTCGTTCTGCGACGGTCGCGCCAGGGCGTATTGCTGCATGACCTGCTGCAGTTTCCGGTCGAGGTCGCCGTAGCCCGATTGCGCCACGCGCTGGCGCAGGCGATACAGCGTGTGCGCGCCGCTGCTGATTTGCTTCAGTTCGGGCAGATACCATCCCGCCACCGAGTCCATCAGCTGCTGCGGCTGGCCGCCGGCCAGGTTGGTGAGGATGACGACCGCCAGGTCATCGTCCGGATAGATATAAAACGCCGAGCGCCCGCCGCCCATGCCGGCCACCGCGCGATGCTGGTCACGCCGTATCGCCGGCCAGCCCAGCGCCCACGGCGCCGGCTTGCCGTCCGCGAACGCGGTCGGCGCCCACAACTGGCGCAGGCTGGCCTGGTCCAGCAGCCGGCCCTGCTGCAGGGCGATGATCCAGCGGGCCAGGTCTTGGCCGTTGCTGTTGATGCCGGCGCCGGCGCGCGCAAAGACCGGGAAGTCCTCGATCACATTGTAGAGGGTGACGCCGTCCGCACCCACGCGGTAGGCGTTGGCTTTGTGCTTGACCACGTCCAGGCTGTCGCCGAAACCGGTGCCCGGCATGCCCACCGCATCGAACTGCTTCTGCTGGATGAATTGCAGATAGGGCCGGCCGCTGAGCTGCGTGATGATCTTTTGCAGCAGCACGTAGTTGGTCTGGTTGTAGCTGAAGCGCTGGCCGGGTCCAAACTCCATGGGCAAAGCTTGCACGGCTTGCCACGCCGCCTCCTCGGTGCTGGCCAGCATGGCCGAACTGGCCGGGTCGAGGATGTCGGGCAGGCCGGAGGTGTGGTTGAGCAGCTGGGTCACGCTGACGGCGCGCCACGCGGCGGGCAGGCCGTCGATATAGCGCGAGACGGGCGCCTGCAGATCGATCTTGCCCTGCTGCGCCAGCTGCATGACGGCGACGCCGGTAAATGACTTGGTGGCGGAATTAATCGAGAACACGCTGCTGGCGCTGACCGGCACGCCATACTGAATGCTGGCCACGCCCAGCGCCTTGGACAGCACCGGCTTGCCATGCTGGATGACGACGATTTGCAGCCCCGGTATCTGGCGCTCCTGCATTTCGCTTTGCAGGAAGGCCGTGATGGCGGCGGCCGGCTCCTGTGCGGGCGCAGCGTTGACGGCGGGCGCGAGGAGCGCCGCGAGGGATAATCCACATGTCAGTGTGTAGAGGGTTCTCATGCAGAGCACTTTATGCCATCTAGAATAAATTGTCTAGATAAAATTTACCGGTACGATTGCGATACGATTTGTGTGGTGATGGTGGCTGTGGTTTAATCAAAGATCGTTGACCTTATCGATTGCCATGTCCAGCGCCAGCCAACCAGAAACCCAGCAAAATCAGCAAAATCAGCCCGCCTTCCGCGTCGAACGCTCTTCGGTCCACGGCAACGGCGTGTTCGCACAACGCGATATCGCACCCGGCGAACGCATCGTGGAATATGCCGGCCGCGAGATCACCTGGGACGAGGCGCAGATCCGCGCCGAGATCCAGGGCGGGCCGCACAACCATACCTTCTTCTTCAGCCTGGCCAACGGCAACGTCGTCGACGGCGGCGACCACGGCAACGAGGCGCGCTTCATCAACCATTCCTGCGAGCCCAATTGCGAAGCCATCGAGGAAGAGGACGGCCGCATCTTCATCTACGCGCTGTACGACATCCAGCAGGATGAGGAGCTCAGCTATTCCTACCCGCTGATTTATGAAGGCCGCCACACGCCGGCCATCAAGCGCGAGTTCGCCTGCCGCTGCGGCGCCGTCAACTGCAGCGGCACCATGCTGGCGCCCAAGCCGCGCAAGCGCCGCGCTACGCCACGGCCGGCGCCTGCACTGTTTGCAGACGCCGTCCCTGCTGCAGCAACAGGGCAAAGTCCGCAGCCGGCAGCGGCGGGCTGAAGTAGTAGCCCTGGATCTCGTCGCAGCCGTTGCGGCGCAGGTAGGCCAGCTGGCTTTCGGTCTCCACGCCTTCGGCGATGACGCGCAGCTTGAGGTTGTGGGCCAGCGCG is a genomic window containing:
- a CDS encoding beta-lactamase family protein, with amino-acid sequence MRTLYTLTCGLSLAALLAPAVNAAPAQEPAAAITAFLQSEMQERQIPGLQIVVIQHGKPVLSKALGVASIQYGVPVSASSVFSINSATKSFTGVAVMQLAQQGKIDLQAPVSRYIDGLPAAWRAVSVTQLLNHTSGLPDILDPASSAMLASTEEAAWQAVQALPMEFGPGQRFSYNQTNYVLLQKIITQLSGRPYLQFIQQKQFDAVGMPGTGFGDSLDVVKHKANAYRVGADGVTLYNVIEDFPVFARAGAGINSNGQDLARWIIALQQGRLLDQASLRQLWAPTAFADGKPAPWALGWPAIRRDQHRAVAGMGGGRSAFYIYPDDDLAVVILTNLAGGQPQQLMDSVAGWYLPELKQISSGAHTLYRLRQRVAQSGYGDLDRKLQQVMQQYALARPSQNDLNNWGYRLQGRHQHQAALAVFELALRLYPDNTDAVEQLTTLKANKL
- a CDS encoding SET domain-containing protein-lysine N-methyltransferase: MTLSIAMSSASQPETQQNQQNQPAFRVERSSVHGNGVFAQRDIAPGERIVEYAGREITWDEAQIRAEIQGGPHNHTFFFSLANGNVVDGGDHGNEARFINHSCEPNCEAIEEEDGRIFIYALYDIQQDEELSYSYPLIYEGRHTPAIKREFACRCGAVNCSGTMLAPKPRKRRATPRPAPALFADAVPAAATGQSPQPAAAG